The following are encoded together in the Pseudomonas xantholysinigenes genome:
- a CDS encoding FecR domain-containing protein, producing MKTALALILLALIGASALLGSPWMSQGFDLADLRTTAGQQLSRHLDDGTLLVLQANSAVDVKYDAQQRRVTLLEGRLAVDVADDDPRPFLLITEHGTLATHDAQLSLIRLGGETTANLQAGSAELDSAGHHLQLQTGQPVHFDRTGPRTP from the coding sequence ATGAAAACCGCCCTCGCCCTCATTCTCCTCGCCCTGATCGGCGCCTCCGCCCTGCTCGGCTCGCCCTGGATGAGCCAAGGCTTCGACCTGGCCGACCTGCGTACCACCGCCGGCCAGCAACTGTCGCGCCACCTGGACGACGGCACGCTGCTGGTACTGCAGGCCAACAGCGCGGTCGACGTGAAGTACGACGCGCAACAACGGCGCGTGACCCTGCTCGAAGGTCGGCTCGCGGTGGACGTCGCCGATGACGACCCACGGCCATTCCTGCTGATCACCGAGCACGGCACGCTGGCCACCCACGACGCCCAACTGTCACTGATCCGCCTGGGCGGTGAGACCACTGCCAACCTGCAAGCCGGCAGCGCCGAGCTCGACAGCGCCGGCCATCACCTGCAACTGCAAACCGGGCAGCCGGTGCATTTCGACCGCACCGGGCCGCGCACGCCTTGA